The Tachysurus vachellii isolate PV-2020 chromosome 21, HZAU_Pvac_v1, whole genome shotgun sequence region AGAAGGAGCGGATGGGGCTTTGTCCCCACATCAAAGTTGCCGCCCCCCTCCTGTAGCTCCGCCTCCATGGGTGGGTCCTGTGGTGTGCAGTCAGCCGCTGCGCAGTCTCAGTCCTCCTGATGGCCTGGAGAACCCTGCTGAGGAGCGTCCCAACGTCAGAAGCACTTTTCTTCAattatcataattttttttcgAGCGCTGACATTTTCGGGTCTTGTTTCTACATCTGCAGTCCTGTCAgattttctcctcttttccttccctctttctctcccctatCCTCTGTCTTGCTCTTTACGGCTAGACATTTTAGGTTAAAGGGGAGCGCTAAAACGGGGAATTTGCATAATACCACAATTAAGGCATTTCCTCCTCAGCTCATTAGTGGATGAGAGTGACGAGGGCAGAGACTCGTTAGTGAGCATGGCTGATGTGGTCTGTACTAATTGGTGGAGGTGTTGGCCTGTGCTCTGCAACGCTGCCATTCTACCCTGACCTGTTTCTCAGCCTCGCTCATTTGCTGCATTAAAGGCCCATTAACCTTTGCAGGAAAGCGACTGCATACAGACAGCTGTGGCTTTTaggggaaagtgtgtgtgtgtgtgtgtgtgtgtgtgatcagtgctTTTGAGTCTCATTAAGTGAAGCAGTGGTTAGATATTACTGAAGACTGGCACTGAGTGTATGGgaagtgaaggtgtttgtgtgtgtgtgtgtgtgtgtgttaatcaagTGCTATTGTCTTGGAACAGGGAGGTGATGGTGAAGCTCCTGCAGTCTGCGATCATCAGAGTCCTGAATCGAATGAGAGCGGCTCCAGCTTTTGCTTTGACACCAGGTAACACTGGAGCCTCAGATCACACTGCTGCTCTCAGCTCTGTTCTTCATCACTGGGATTCTAATCAAACTTTACTTTGGAGTTAGATGTTTCTTACtgcacatgtgcacacaaaGTGCTAGATTCTGTTCCCCAAAGTAAACACAATCACCAGAGATGGGTggctcgagtcatatgacttgactcgagtcagacttaagtttcaaatttgagacttgagacttgtttgacaaatattaaaaaaagactcgacttgactttgacttgacattcatgacttgagacttacttgtgacttgagttaaaagactcgaaataacttttttttttttttttaatctgtttttgaacgcacgcaacaactgacatctgattggccaccccaGGTGCCACCCTGTGTTTTTATctgatagcattggaagtttgatgctgatcgacatctcatttcacctctCAAAAGAAGTCTTTGTTTGACGTTTGGTCGCGGCGCcactcaacatttcaaatccatcaatcaatgacaataaagagttgagaggtagagaagattactgtaacagtctaatactaaaacatcaaatttcgctaagttttgagattaaacatcaggatttggttttccagaaaaatatttcgaaagttacgttgctatataaattaatgttagacgctattaacagattaatcagacaagagacatcggttcgttccccagtttagccataatatacataatatacataaagttGCCCTGGCCACCCCCCCTGGCCACCCtatgtataaaactctagttccgccactgaagcagagggagagcgcgcactaactaataaaccttaacagtcgtgacgaaacatggaaggtgctacaataattaaccaaaaataattcaggattttgttttgtcattcatgagccccattcacttccatagtgggaaaaaagaatacttttTAGATTACTTCATGAATGGTTTGATTACAAACACtccttaaaatatctacatgtgtgttcatcaaaacaaagaaatttatacaggtttgtgacatcatgagggtgagaaaatgataacagaattttaatttttaggtgaactatccctttaatattaataaattacactcactccaatcatctctctctctctctctctctctctctctctctctctctctccccaatagttaattcacttcaaggtttgtgtgattcaataatttacattttttggttgacgtgattgattgttgttgttattctgttgttaaaaaggaaggatctaatgtaaggatgtgttcatgtcccattaaaagggaatgtctGTTCaataaatgccatttggttgcatagaaaccattgtactttttttatatataaacttttccatggtcttctgccatgtttgaggcacattgaaacttttcatgcttttatgttggccttatttcagttactttacatcttaggctttgtagttttgatttttattcatggacaccttttaaaaataaatgcatataatcatttttgttgcaaataaaactctcagtccataaatactgtagatttaactttgtttaatatatacatttagttaaatcatcaaacatctgtatgacttgccagtgacttgcttgactcaagctacgacttgacttgacttgcttgacataaagcagtgacttgacttgacttgacttgacactcacaaaaattgggtcggacttgcttgagacttgaaggttaagacttgagacttacttgtgacttgcacatgtgtgacttactcccacctctgacaATCACAGAAATATCAGACTGGATGGATCTGAAATGTAGGTGCTGATGGACACTTACCCACTGACACTGGGGTAATATTAGGTAGTACTGTATTTTATTCTGCTGCTGAGGATGATGATGCTGGTTCTTACtctgcgtatgtgtgtgtattcttgtgtgtgtattcgtgtgtgtgtgtaatcatgtgtgtttgtgttcctgtgtgtattcgtgtgtgtgttcgtgtgtgtattcgtgtgtgtgtgtgtgtgtgtgtgtgatcgtgtgtatgtatgttcctgtgtgtgtattcgtgtgcgtgtgttcgtgtgtgtgttcgtgtgtgtgtaatcatgtgtgttcatgtgtgtgtattcgtgtgtgatcatgtgtatgtgtgtttgtgtgtgtgtttgtgtgtattcgtgtatgtgtgtattcgtgttcttgtgtgttcgtgtgtgtgtttgtgtatgtgtgatcatgtgtgttcgtgtgtgtaatcatgtgtgtttgtgtgtgatcatgtgtgtttgtgtgtgtgtattcgtgtgtgtgtgcgtgtgtgatcatgtgaatgtgtgttcatgtgtgtgtattcgtgtgtgtgtgtaatcatgtgtgttcgtgtgcgtgtgttcgtgtgtgtgtaatcatgtgtttgtgtgtgtgtttgtgtgtattcgtgtatgtgtgtattcgtgttcttgtgtgttcgtgtgtgtgtttgtgtatgtgtgatcatgtgtgttcgtgtgtgtaatcatgtgtgtttgtgtgtgatcatgtgtgtttgtgtgtgtgtattcgtgtgtgtgtgtgcgcgtgtgtgatcatgtgaatgtgtgttcatgtgtgtgtattcgtgtgtgtgtgtaatcatgtgtgttcgtgtgcgtgtgttcgtgtgtgtgtaatcatgtgtttgtgtgtattcgtgtgcgtgtgtgttcgtgtgtgtgtgtaatcatgtgtgtgtgtgtttgtgtatgtatgatcATGTGTGTAATcatgtgtgtccgtgtgtgtattCGTGTATGtgatcatgtgtatgtgtgctcgtgtgtgtgtgtgtgtaattgtgtgtgtgtgtaatcgtgtgtgtgtaattgtgtgtaatcgtgtgtgtgtgtaatcgtgtgtgtgtaatcgtgtgtgtgtaatcttgtgtgtgtaatcatgtgtgtttgtgtgtaatcgTGTGTGTAATCGTGTGTGtaatcatgtgtgtttgtgtgtgtgtaatcgtgtgtgtgtgtaatcttgtgtgtgtgtgtgtgtaatcgtgtgtgtgtaatcatgtgtgtttgtgtgtgtgtgtgtaatcttgtgtgtgtgtaatcatttttgtgcgtgtgtgttccaGGACGGATGTACATAAGCGCTGTCCTCTGTGTGAAGTGATTTTCCCTCCACACTTTGAGCAGCGTAGCTTTGAGCGCCATGTGGAGTCTCACTGGAGGGAGTGTCCTGTGTGCAGTGAACAGTTCCCTCTGGACTGTCAGCAGCAGCTCTACGAGAAACACGTCTTCACTCACTTCGACAGCAACGTGCTCAACTTCCACAACATGGAGTAGTAAAGTCCTGCCAGTGTAGAGCGTTCAGGTCACATCCTGACCAGGTGTTCAGTGGAGCAGAGCGTTAATGCTTAGTTCAGTTCAGCACTTTTGATgaagatgataatgatgatgatgatgaagatgttaCTTGCCTGTGTGCTAATGCCCGCATGTTTTTACATCACTTACATTTGAGatttgcacatacacacaatagtGTCTCGTAAAGACATGTTTGGTTGCTACAGTAAGTGTCAGGTAtcgctcttttctttctctaccTTTTATTTATCCCCAATTCATTTGAAGCTGCTATGAGATTGGTTGCACTGTATAATGATAGCTTTACGTGTATAACTCTAGACTCTGTGGACAGACGTGTGATTGAACACTCAGTGTATTTATGGTGGAGTGATTGATATGATGCAGGTCCTGTTGAACATTTTGCTGTGTGATTTGTAACAGCTTCGTCCTGTAGCACCATCTCCTCATAACCCACATGGACCATTCTGGAGCTGTGGGGTAATGGACTTTATTCTGGGGGACATCAGGTCTCTGACGTCCTGCTGCGTGTCCTGGCTTGCGATGTGAACGAAATAAAAGGAATGACATAAAGCTgatgatgttttgtgtttttagtctTTGTATTGTAGCAGGACAATAAAAGGTGCTAGTACTAAAACTTCAGTACTAGAGAAGGTTTCagtcagtgtaacacacacacacacaaacattcaattgtttttcatctttatttttcctttttttttttgcactcttTCCAAATGTCAGaaacagcatttaaaataaagacacCTGAACAAATCTCAAAGAACCAGTAATACAAATTTTGCTACAGAGAAAAGATTTCACAAACGTAGTATGAAAATATAATTTCAAAACTACTTTACAAAGAGGTTACGATACATTCACTATACAGGACGTTGCAGGCTGCGCCGTACATCTAACCGTACACGGTATAAATTACTGAGACGCTTCCACAGGTCGTCTGTGTGAAGCTGCTGCTCTACAAAATGATGTGTACGATCGATTCAGACGTACACAAAGTGTGTTAAAAAGCTTTTACACACAAGTGACACCACATCAACATGAAACCAGAACTGTACATCTGTTCAAGTATCAAAATTGGCACTGTTcactgtactcacacacacacacacacacacacacactttgtgtttttttggcaTCTAGACTCATCAGCTCCTCCTATGATCATtacactaataacacacacGACTGATCACCTGAAATGTTGCCCATGACAACACaacactaatgtttaatactgcTGTGGGACTCAGATGATGTGTAAAGGGCTTAGTGAGTGTACACCAGAGTAGCAGTGTGAGGCTGTTCCTGTACCCACAGCTGAGGGTCACCTCACTCAGAGCTCATTCCTGTACTGCTAACACCAGGCCTCCTcactgtcgtgtgtgtgtgtgtgtgtgtgtgtgtatgtgtgttccaGTCACTAACGGCTTGTACTGGGAAAACGGGGTTCAGTGTGTAGGCGgagttggtggtggtgtttttgtaGACGGTTATTGCACTTTTGTAACCATCCACCATTTGCCTGTGATCTGAccccttttcttttctaatctCAGTGCCTTCGGTTCGGTTCTGCTCATGAAGTCTACAGTGAGGTTGTCTCCTGGGTTCAAGTGCTACCTCACCTTAGAAAGCATGGTGCCTGCAGGTGAAGGTGATTCTCCTGAGCCCAAGTGTTGGGGGGGGGATGCTGGACTGCAGCACCTTCAAAAAGCTGACTTTAGTGAGACTGGAGTTGAGGCAGtgcctctgattggtcagatggtacaCACTTGTATTATACCCTTTAATTTGACAATTAGCGAGCTCTAGTGcttacactataaaccatacagtacatgtagaATCGGGCAGGGCGACTGCTCTGGGGGGAaagacctgtctgtctctctgtctgtctgtctgtctgtcttcatgGCATCGTAGATTTTAACAAGAGGCAGCAACATAACAGCAGAATACTTGAGAAATACACTAACAAAGTGAGGCTGTGAGCAGAAGCTCCTGCAGACCAGCGAGGCAGGAACAAGCAGCATGATTCACACAACACAACGCAACAAAGCTATGAGAAACTCACAACCACACGTCTTGTCCACTCAACACTGCATTACACACTAGTATCAGGTCTAATCTGATAGGTCAGCTCCACTTGCTCTCTCGgtccctttcacacacacaataacttgGCACTTACTTTGGAGCACAAGAGAAACCAATGACATTCAGATGTTCCACCACAGAAGATGTGGATGAAGCCCTGGGTGGAGTTGTGCTGTGTGGGCGTCCCTTTCTCTCACTGGGGAGTATGTAGTGGTGCTGGCAGTGTTGGGACCTGAGATTAATGTCTTtctaatgaaacacaaaaccttTGTTTGACATGGAGGAACATGAAGTCATGAGAAAGtgtgaacaataaacaaacatcaaCAGTATCTAGGATTGTGCGAGTTCTCTCTACTCCTGCTATGATTCCCAGCGCTGTTTACTGTCATCAGATTAGATTGGACCTGCAGTCTGTGCTGTAGGATTGCAGGTGGACTTACTAAGGGTTCTGTTCCCTTGGTAGAGGAGAGACAAATGAAATCCATCACTTCACTGCTGCTCACACCACTATTCAGAGGAGCCTTGGCCCTTATTACACACAACAACATTCACTTTAAACAGAATAGAGATGATGTAGAAAAAAACATACACTTTTCTGACACCTATTTACAATAAGCgactacacaaaataaaaacgtaTGGATTTCATTTGTCTCGTGTGTAACAGTAATCACCTGAACATAGCAGAAGAAAGCTGGTGAAAGCaccatataaataaatcaggactgAAGTGAATAATGGCACATGTCCTTCATCTTCCTCTGTAACACACgtccatgtgtgtgttcctaACCTTCACCTGCTGCTGTATCTAGAATTTTCCTGTCTTTATTAGGCTTCTTCGATTGGTTCAGGACAGTAAAAACATTCGTGGTGATCACACAAGCCCACTGAAAACACCCGTACACATGCAATTATCCAGTCAGGATccaagtcaagagcttcaggtaacATGCACATCAAACATCGGAATGGAGAGAATAGGATCATAGGACTGCTGGTGATCTAAACATCACCAGGTGATGTTTAGATGTAGCCCcagattcctgttcttagcAGACAagagaggaacctgatgtgctcttctgctgttgtagaccATCTACCTCAAGagtttgatgttttgttcatGATGAATTGCTTCTTCTGCTCACCACATCTGTATAAGGTCACTGTAGTGGATCTTCTGGACCACAACCAGCGTTCCCCTGTTTTGCtgtctgatgtgaacattaactgaagctctttggTCTGTATGTTTTCCtgattgtgctgctgccacaggAATGAGAGGTGTAGCACTTACAGTGGGCACTGACTAGGTGTTAGAGATCAAATCTTCACATATTGCACAGTGTTACAGATCCATGTGGACGACATTTTTAGGCATTGACCTATACAGAATGACCCAGAAAAGAAAACCATGTTTGCAAATTCCTTCAAAATGAGAATCTGAAATCCCTCATATGTACTGGGACCATGATCTAAAGGAACTACCGACTGAAATCAGCTGCatcctgtacagtatgtaagtcAAAGGCACAAAGGCACACGCCTGTGTGTATCAGATCCAGAAGGAACTGTGTGTAGACCTTCACGGGACACAGATGAGCATGAGGGAATAAAAGCATTTCTGAATGTTCCCTGGAGCTCAGGGAGCTTGATCATTTTGAAATGGAAGAAGTTTGGAGCCCCCAGGACTCTTCATAAATCTGGACATCCAGTTAATGTCAGTAACCAGGTCAGGGGGTGACCAAGAGCCAGTGTCCTCTCTTACAGAGCTTCAGAAGTCCTCCACAGAGATGGGAGAACCTGCCGGAAGAACAACTATCTCTGAAACCCTCCATGAACACTGCAGTAACTTCAGGTCTTTGAATGACCCATGAAGAGAAAGTCTGTGTCGAGAAAACTAAAGATGCAGATCACAGACGCTCCACAGGAGCTTCAGTCAGAAGGAGCAggacaaacagatgacatccAGGAGTTCAGGGGCCTCCTGAATGTCTCTACACACTACTGAATTAAAGTTTActgaatattaatgtaaatgagaGATTTCAGTTTCAATTTGCAAAGATGGTTAAAATAATTGTGTTCCTCGTTATGTGTCAGTGAcgtgatacagtgtgtgtgtgtaaaaccctCTGGGGTCTGAATGCTGCCTGAAGCCTTTACATCTGATGTAATAGAGACGTAAGCGAATGTGTCAGGGTTCAAAAGTATTCAGACACCTTGAGAATTTACACATTCTACTGTTAGAGATTTCGTTTAaaatgctgtgtgtatgtgacaaaatccataaaaacacatgaagtaATACAATTAATACATGCACATGCTAAACATTTCATAATAGATAATATGTACATATGTCTGAATAAAAATCTAACAACGTAAGACATCTCTCAGCTTATCTGAGCATAACCACTGGATCCTGTCAATGAGGGTCATCTGTAACCAGCACCTGGACGCATCATGACACATTCTCACTACAAATACAAAGGAATGATCCCAATGTTTCAGTGTGCAAAACAGTTCACAATTACACACCAACATAAACCTGTTAAAACAGATAACAGACAAAAGGTACCAGCTGGAATCTGCTGTCATGTTGTGTGCAGGTGAGTAACTGATAGATATATGTTCTGAAACATTatcaggcgtgtgtgtgtgcgtgtgtgtgtgtgtgtgtgtgagtgggtgtgcgtgtgtgtgtgcgtgtgtgtgtgcgtgtgtgtgtgcgtgcgtgtatgtgcctgcatgtgtgtgcgtgtgtgtgtgtgtgcgtgtgtgtgtgtgtgcatgtgtgtgtgcgtgtatgtgcctgcgtgtgtgtgcgtgtgtgagtgtgtgtgcgtgcgcatgcgtgtgtgtgtgtgtgtgtgatcacagTGGGGGGTGGAAGTTGATGGTATGGTGTCTGAGCCCTTGAGAGGTTTTGTAGCTTTTCCCACAGCGGCACTTGAAGGGCTTCCTCACACGAATCTGTGTCCTGTGTCCGTTCTTAGCGTGATACTTTATACCGTTCACATTCTTCaataagaaaacaacaaagttACACACAATCAACAGAGTTACACACAATCAAGATCTCTGCACAACAGCAATTATGTTTATGATGAAGCTGAGAGTAAGAaaagttaaaatgtaaataatatataaaacactatCTGACCATGTAAGTGTGACTTATTCTAATTATACTGATTATTAAGTTTgtgttgtatatgtgtgtgtgtgtgtatgtgtgtgtctgtgtgtgtgtgtgagtgcgtgtgtgtgtgtgtgtgtgagtgagtgtgcgtgtgtgtgtgaaagtgtatgtgtgtgtgtatgtatgtgtgtgtgagtgtgtgtatgagtgtgtgtgtatgtatgtgtgtgtgagtgtgtgtgtatcagtgtgtgtgtaagtgtgtgtgtgtgtatgtgtgtatatgtgtgtgtgtgtgtgtgtgtgtgtatgtgtatgtgtttgtgtgtatgtgtatgtgtgtgtatgtgtgtgtatatgtgtgtgtatatatgtgtgtgtatgtgtgtgtatgtgtgtgtgtgtgagagtgtgtgtgtgtttgtgtttgtgtgtatgtgtgtgtgtgagagagtgtgtgtgtatgtgtgtgtgtatgtgtgtgtatgtgtttgtgtgtatctgtgtgtgagagtgtgtgtatatatgtgtgtgtgtgtgtatgtgtatgtacagtatgtgtgtgtaagtgtgtgtgtatcagtgtgtgtgtgagtgtgtgtatgtgtgtatatgtgtgtgagtgtatgtgtgtttatatgtgtttgtgtgtatgtgtgtgtatgtgtgtgtgtatgtgtttgtgtgtatgtgtgtgtatgtgtgtgtgtatgtgtttgtgtgtatgtgtgtgtgtgtatatgtgtgtttgtgtatgtgtgtgtgagtgagtgagtgtgcatgtgtgtgtgtgtgaaagtgtgtgtatgtgtgtgcgtgtgtgtgtgagtgtgtgtgtgtcagtgtgtgtgtatgagtgtgtgtgagtgtgtgtgtgtgtatcagtgcgtgtgtgtgtgtgtgtgtgtgtgtgagagagtgtgtgtgtatgtgtgtatgtgtgtgtgagtgagtgtgcgtgtgtgtgtgtgaaagtgtatgtgtgtgtatgtgtgtgtgtatgtatgtatgtgtgtgagtgtgtgtgtgtgtatgagtgtgtgtgtatgtatgtgtgtgtgagtgtgtatgtgtgtgtatgagtgtgtatgtgtgtatatgtgtgtgtatatatgtgtgtgtatgtgtgtgtatgtgtgtgtatatgtgtgtgtatgtgtatgtgtgtgtatatgtgtgtgtgtgagagtgtgtgtgtgtttgtgtttgtgtgtatgtgtgtgtgtgagagagtgtgtatgtgtgtgtatgtgtttgtgtgtatctgtgtgtgagagtgtgtgtatatatgtgtgtgtgtgtgtgtgtgtatgtacagtatgtgtgtgtaagtgtgtgtgtgagtatgtgtgtgtatcagtgtgtttgtgtgtgtatgtgtgtatatgtgtgtgagtgtatgtgtgtgtatgtgtgtgtatgtgtgtgtatatgtttgtgtgtatgtgtgtgtatgtgtgtgtgtatgtgtgtgtgagtgtgtgtgcatgtgtgtgtgtgtgtatgtacagtatgtgtgtgtaagtgtgtgtgtgagtatgtgtgtgtatcagtgtgtttgtgtgtgtatgtgtgtatatgtgtgtgagtgtatgtgtgtgtatgtgtgtgtatatgtttgtgtgtatatgtgtgtatgtgtgtgtgtgtgtgtgtgtgtgattgagtgtgcatgtgtgtgtgtgtgtatgtgtgtgtgtatgtgtgtgtgagtgagtgtgcgtgtgtgtgagtgtgtgagtgtgtgtgggtcagtgtgtgtgtgtgtatgagtgtgtgtgcatgggggatgtggtagctcagtggttaaggtgttgggctactgatcggaaggtcatgggttcgaaccccaggtccaccaagctgccactgctgggcccctgagcaaggctgtgtttgtgtttgggcccctgtgtgtttgtgtgagtgtgtgtgtgtgtgtgtatatgtgtgtgtctgtctgtgtgtgtgtgtgtatgtatctgtgtatatTCACACCTTGTATCTCTTCTTACAGCCAGGCACTGGACAGGCGAAGGGCTTCTCATCTCCTCCGTTCATGCACATGGAGCTGAGGATGGACTCTGAACTGATAGCACTCTCTGTAGTCCATGACTCATCACTGTCTGAGTCTTCATACTCAACCTCCTCTTCATCACACTCACTGCCTGAGGAGAAGCACAACCCATCATCATGTCTACTACACAGTGCACCAACATGCTTCATCTGTACAGGGTGcagatcacacacaccacacacctgtGGGTGTGCTGCTGCGGAAGGAAGATGAAGGAGTGATGGGTGGAGTCACAGGCGGGGTCAGACTGCCGTTGCTATGGCGAGGGGGCGTGGCCATGTTGTTACGGGAGACATTGCCAGTGACTGAAAGTGCCAGTTTTGGCTGCACCTTTTTCTTCTGGTTCTCCTGCTCCCTGCGTGCTGCTTCAGTCAtgaatctacacacacacacacacacacacacacacacacacacacaacacacacagcagtagcATGAAGTACAGCAGTAGCATGATGCTActacctccaccatgcttcactgtaagTGTGATATCAGCAGGTGGATGA contains the following coding sequences:
- the jazf1a gene encoding juxtaposed with another zinc finger protein 1a, translated to MAGVAAASFFSNACRFGGCGLHFDSLSELIAHIEDNHIDTDPRVLEKQELQQPTYVALSYINRFMTEAARREQENQKKKVQPKLALSVTGNVSRNNMATPPRHSNGSLTPPVTPPITPSSSFRSSTPTGSECDEEEVEYEDSDSDESWTTESAISSESILSSMCMNGGDEKPFACPVPGCKKRYKNVNGIKYHAKNGHRTQIRVRKPFKCRCGKSYKTSQGLRHHTINFHPPL